In the genome of Poecile atricapillus isolate bPoeAtr1 chromosome 30, bPoeAtr1.hap1, whole genome shotgun sequence, one region contains:
- the LOC131589855 gene encoding uncharacterized protein LOC131589855: protein MGFLWASGGFCGVSGSFYEVSGGFYGVLEVSVEFLEVSVGFWRFLLGSGGFYGVLEVSVGFWRFLWGFWRFLWGSGGFCGVSGGFCGVLDVSVGFWRFLWGFWRFLWGSGGFYGVLEVSVGFWRFLWGSGGFYGVSGGFCGVLEVSMRFLEVSMGFWRFLWGSGGFYGVSGGFYGVLEVSMRFLEDSMGFWRFLWGFWRFLWGSGGFCGVLEVSLGFLEVSVGFWRFLWGSGGFCGVLEVSMGFWRFLWGSGGFYGVLEVSVGFWRFLWGSKTIYGVSGVFYGVLEDSMGFLMCLWGSRNTYEGPMGF from the exons atggg GTTTCTATGGGCTTCTGGAGGTTTCTGTGGGGTTTCTGGAAGTTTCTATGAGGTTTCTGGAGGATTCTATGGGGTTCTGGAAGTTTCTGTGGAGTTTCTGGAGGTTTCTGTGGGGTTCTGGAGGTTTCTGTTGGGTTCTGGAGGATTCTATGGGGTTCTGGAGGTTTCTGTGGGGTTCTGGAGGTTTCTGtggggtttctggaggtttctgtggggttctggaggtttctgtggggtttctggaggtttctgTGGGGTTCTGGAT GTTTCTGTGGGGTTCTGGAGGTTTCTGtggggtttctggaggtttctatggggttctggaggtttctatggggttctggaggtttctgtggggttctggaggtttctgtggggttctggaggtttctatggggtttctggaggtttctgtggggttctggaggtttctatgaggtttctggaggtttctatggggttctggaggtttctatggggttctggaggtttctatggggtttctggaggtttctaTGGGGTTCTGGAGGTTTCTATGAGGTTTCTGGAGGATTCTATGGGGTTCTGGAGGTTTCTGtggggtttctggaggtttctgtggggttctggaggtttctgtggggttctggaggtttctttggggtttctggag GTTTCTGTGGGGTTCTGGAGGTTTCTATGGGGTTCTGGAGGTTTCTGTGGGGTTCTGGAGGTTTCTATGGGGTTCTGGAGGTTTCTATGGGGTTCTGGAGGATTCTATGGGGTTCTGGAGGTTTCTGTGGGGTTCTGGAGGTTTCTGTGGGGTTCTAAAACCATTTATGGGGTTTCTGGAGTTTTCTATGGGGTTCTAGAAGATTCTATGGGGTTCTTGATGTGTCTATGGGGTTCTAGAAACACCTATGAGGGTCCTAtggggttctag